The following are from one region of the Oncorhynchus tshawytscha isolate Ot180627B linkage group LG24, Otsh_v2.0, whole genome shotgun sequence genome:
- the LOC121840689 gene encoding metastasis-associated protein MTA1-like isoform X2, which produces MLRLSEGQVGRPPRIRTTQRSTLTSVLQFLESRPAIHAPRSHRTLGLQAPPPRRLLSSLPHGPHGLLGKRSFHHHTRAEPEKRPEHPGQTTIPVNGRSSGGGGTRGSARGGVMIRKRRPNLIDAPDDSFFFVSRETRRVRRLLSRSQLRRACRQPCEQITLCRASQAPPQGPLLALPHPHPSLRMRGPIVIHD; this is translated from the exons ATGTTGCGGCTGTCGGAGGGGCAAGTCGGGCGACCGCCCAGAATCCGGACCACCCAGAGGAGCACCCTGACCAGCGTCCTGCAGTTCCTGG AGTCCCGCCCCGCGATACACGCCCCCCGTTCTCACCGAACCCTTGGCCTGCAAGCCCCTCCCCCTCGccgcctcctctcttctctccctcacgGTCCCCATGGCCTTCTGGGTAAACGCAGCTTCCACCACCACACCAGAGCCGAGCCAGAGAAacgcccag AACACCCAGGCCAGACAACGATACCAGTG AACGGCCGTAGCAGTGGAGGCGGGGGGACCAGGGGCAGTGCTAGGGGCGGAGTCATGATTAGGAAGAGACGCCCAAACTTGATCGATGCCCCCGATGACAGCTTCTTCTTTGTCTCCCGGGAGACCAG GAGGGTCAGGCGGCTGCTGTCTCGGTCCCAGCTGAGGCGCGCCTGTCGACAGCCCTGTGAGCAGATCACCCTGTGCAGGGCATCCCAGGCACCACCACAGGGGCCGCTCCTCGCCcttccacacccccaccccagccTCCGGATGAGGGGACCCATTGTCATCCACgactga
- the LOC121840689 gene encoding uncharacterized protein LOC121840689 isoform X4 — MLRLSEGQVGRPPRIRTTQRSTLTSVLQFLESRPAIHAPRSHRTLGLQAPPPRRLLSSLPHGPHGLLGKRSFHHHTRAEPEKRPEHPGQTTIPVQNGRSSGGGGTRGSARGGVMIRKRRPNLIDAPDDSFFFVSRETSAAAVTQLLTEGQAAAVSVPAEARLSTAL, encoded by the exons ATGTTGCGGCTGTCGGAGGGGCAAGTCGGGCGACCGCCCAGAATCCGGACCACCCAGAGGAGCACCCTGACCAGCGTCCTGCAGTTCCTGG AGTCCCGCCCCGCGATACACGCCCCCCGTTCTCACCGAACCCTTGGCCTGCAAGCCCCTCCCCCTCGccgcctcctctcttctctccctcacgGTCCCCATGGCCTTCTGGGTAAACGCAGCTTCCACCACCACACCAGAGCCGAGCCAGAGAAacgcccag AACACCCAGGCCAGACAACGATACCAGTG CAGAACGGCCGTAGCAGTGGAGGCGGGGGGACCAGGGGCAGTGCTAGGGGCGGAGTCATGATTAGGAAGAGACGCCCAAACTTGATCGATGCCCCCGATGACAGCTTCTTCTTTGTCTCCCGGGAGACCAG TGCTGCAGCCGTTACACAACTGCTCACG GAGGGTCAGGCGGCTGCTGTCTCGGTCCCAGCTGAGGCGCGCCTGTCGACAGCCCTGTGA
- the LOC121840689 gene encoding metastasis-associated protein MTA1-like isoform X1, with amino-acid sequence MLRLSEGQVGRPPRIRTTQRSTLTSVLQFLESRPAIHAPRSHRTLGLQAPPPRRLLSSLPHGPHGLLGKRSFHHHTRAEPEKRPEHPGQTTIPVQNGRSSGGGGTRGSARGGVMIRKRRPNLIDAPDDSFFFVSRETRRVRRLLSRSQLRRACRQPCEQITLCRASQAPPQGPLLALPHPHPSLRMRGPIVIHD; translated from the exons ATGTTGCGGCTGTCGGAGGGGCAAGTCGGGCGACCGCCCAGAATCCGGACCACCCAGAGGAGCACCCTGACCAGCGTCCTGCAGTTCCTGG AGTCCCGCCCCGCGATACACGCCCCCCGTTCTCACCGAACCCTTGGCCTGCAAGCCCCTCCCCCTCGccgcctcctctcttctctccctcacgGTCCCCATGGCCTTCTGGGTAAACGCAGCTTCCACCACCACACCAGAGCCGAGCCAGAGAAacgcccag AACACCCAGGCCAGACAACGATACCAGTG CAGAACGGCCGTAGCAGTGGAGGCGGGGGGACCAGGGGCAGTGCTAGGGGCGGAGTCATGATTAGGAAGAGACGCCCAAACTTGATCGATGCCCCCGATGACAGCTTCTTCTTTGTCTCCCGGGAGACCAG GAGGGTCAGGCGGCTGCTGTCTCGGTCCCAGCTGAGGCGCGCCTGTCGACAGCCCTGTGAGCAGATCACCCTGTGCAGGGCATCCCAGGCACCACCACAGGGGCCGCTCCTCGCCcttccacacccccaccccagccTCCGGATGAGGGGACCCATTGTCATCCACgactga
- the LOC121840689 gene encoding metastasis-associated protein MTA1-like isoform X3, translated as MLCVPESRPAIHAPRSHRTLGLQAPPPRRLLSSLPHGPHGLLGKRSFHHHTRAEPEKRPEHPGQTTIPVQNGRSSGGGGTRGSARGGVMIRKRRPNLIDAPDDSFFFVSRETRRVRRLLSRSQLRRACRQPCEQITLCRASQAPPQGPLLALPHPHPSLRMRGPIVIHD; from the exons ATGCTATGTGTTCCAGAGTCCCGCCCCGCGATACACGCCCCCCGTTCTCACCGAACCCTTGGCCTGCAAGCCCCTCCCCCTCGccgcctcctctcttctctccctcacgGTCCCCATGGCCTTCTGGGTAAACGCAGCTTCCACCACCACACCAGAGCCGAGCCAGAGAAacgcccag AACACCCAGGCCAGACAACGATACCAGTG CAGAACGGCCGTAGCAGTGGAGGCGGGGGGACCAGGGGCAGTGCTAGGGGCGGAGTCATGATTAGGAAGAGACGCCCAAACTTGATCGATGCCCCCGATGACAGCTTCTTCTTTGTCTCCCGGGAGACCAG GAGGGTCAGGCGGCTGCTGTCTCGGTCCCAGCTGAGGCGCGCCTGTCGACAGCCCTGTGAGCAGATCACCCTGTGCAGGGCATCCCAGGCACCACCACAGGGGCCGCTCCTCGCCcttccacacccccaccccagccTCCGGATGAGGGGACCCATTGTCATCCACgactga